CTCTGACGGGGGGACGGCGAAGCGTGTGTTGTGCTCTGGCCGGTAGCGCGCGAGCACGAGGTTCGCCTCGGCAGCCGTCGAGGCGTTCGCGAGGCGGAGCTCGGAGGTCAATCGGTCTTGCGCCGTGCCCCAAAGGCGCTCGACCCGCCCCTTCGCCTGCGGGCTCAGAGCGTCGATGCGCTCGATGCCGAGGGCTTCAAGGGCGCGTCCGAGCTGGGTGGGGTCCTGCCGCCCTCGGAGCTCCTCCTCGAGCGTCCAGGCGTCGTCGTTGCGCCGGAAGATGCTGTGCCGGTCACCGTAGCAGCTCCACGGTAGGCCTGGCCCGGTGGCCAGGGCGCGAAGCACCCGCAGATAGGCCACGCTGCACTCGTGCTCGACGAAGTGCGCACCCGGCAAGAAGTCGCTCGTCGCGTCGTCGATGGCTCCGACCAGGCACAGCATCGGCCCACGGCCCTCAAGCCAGTCATGTCGGCTGCCGTCCCAGAGCACCATCTGCCCCGCCTGCGGCTTGCGGTCCCGACGTCGCCGATGCTTCGGCGGGCGCCGACGGCGGGCTGCGCCGATGCCTTCTGCTCGCAACCACCGCCGCACCGTTGACCGGCTCACCTTGACCCCCTCGACGCTTGCCAGCTTCTCCGTGAAATGCGCGTCGTTGAAGCCCGCGTACTTCTCACGGTGTAGCGCCATCACGCGCCGCCTTTGCTCCTCCGACCGGCGGTTTGGCGCGGCCCGGCCACAGTTGCCGTGCACCAGCCCCGCCTCTCCCTGCGCCTCAACCGCCCGGCAGATCCGCCGCATATGCCGCGTCGTGACCCCCACCGCCTGCGCCGCTTCGGCCATCGTCCACTTCCCCCGCTCGACGCGTC
Above is a window of Deltaproteobacteria bacterium DNA encoding:
- a CDS encoding ISNCY family transposase, with translation MILLSNRGWRRLQAVRRVERGKWTMAEAAQAVGVTTRHMRRICRAVEAQGEAGLVHGNCGRAAPNRRSEEQRRRVMALHREKYAGFNDAHFTEKLASVEGVKVSRSTVRRWLRAEGIGAARRRRPPKHRRRRDRKPQAGQMVLWDGSRHDWLEGRGPMLCLVGAIDDATSDFLPGAHFVEHECSVAYLRVLRALATGPGLPWSCYGDRHSIFRRNDDAWTLEEELRGRQDPTQLGRALEALGIERIDALSPQAKGRVERLWGTAQDRLTSELRLANASTAAEANLVLARYRPEHNTRFAVPPSEAASAWRPVVRSLDLDRLLSFYYEATVQKDNTVRIAGRIIDIPPGPGKRTYAGIRAEVRQLLDGSWRIYHRDTLIATAPPSDLEELAPKRVRKRPVASRAFRDAVLRL